The Biomphalaria glabrata chromosome 17, xgBioGlab47.1, whole genome shotgun sequence genome segment aaaatcttagaacacataatatgtagcaacatcataaaccacttagacaaacataatgtcctcacagcataccaacatggcttcaggaaatatagatcatgtgaaatacaactaataggactaattgatgatttttcaaaaggtttagataatagtgaacaaatagatgctatcttactagatttttctaaggcttttgacaaagttcaccaccatagtttgcttaaaaaattaaaatatttcggcattaatggttcactgcatcagtggattaaaaattttctgatagggagagaacaaactgtaataataaatggctctaaatcaacaccgataacagtaaactcaggtgtacctcaaggaacagtcttgggtccactactatttttaatttacataaatgatttaccaaattgcattacctcaggaacaaaagtcagattatttgcagacgattgcataatatatagaacaataaaaacaacacaggacacaggacagatattttacaaagagaattagatgaattacagaaataggaatcaaattggagcatgtctttccacccagaaaaatgtcagttgttaagagtaacaaaaaaactaaaacaaattaattccacttatcttattcatggcaaaccagtaacacagactaaaaacacaaaatacctaggtgttataataaatgaaaaactttcatggaatccacatattgatgaaactacaaaagaatcaaacaaagcattaggatttattaaaagaaatttctataaatcaaataagaacataaaactaaaatgttatttaaccttggttaggccaataatagaatatgcatcctccgtttgggacccctcaactcaagaaaacattaagaaactggaacagacacaaaatagagcagtgagattcataacaaacgaatattcacatttgactagagtaacacctttagtaaaatcactaaatttagaaagccttcaggacagaaggctcaaaagtaaagtagcaatcatacataaaacactgaaccataatcttcaaatacaaaaacaaaatttaataaaatactctgaaagacacaaagataaaggcacattcctcttcccatatgctaggacaaatttgtacaaatactccttcttccctagtgctattagagcatggaatgggttgcctgagctagccaggaaaaccagtgacttggcagaatttaagtcattggttaatatgcatgactaaatgcaagacgcgtaggacgtaatcatcttcttttttgaagtaacgtctgtattatataagataagaagataagataacagtATGCataaacagataggcctatcaTGAACTAATCTATGTAGCatgagtgtgtgtatatgtatgagTCCACCAACTGTAAAGAGGTGGAGCatggtcaatgtaaaaatagcctacgtaaatatatattgaacaagttactaatgtaaatctctcaaaggtaaagtgcaatctgccttgtatagtattcggatgtatgtgttcatgaatttcagaccaacaactggtcatcaggCTTGTAATTTAAAGTCCAAGGACCGTTTCTGGTTCAGGcttcaagggcttaatactgatagtaactgttagttaatagttggaatctgaagcgttgtaggtcaatatttattgttttagattaaTTCATATGCGGTAAACGAAATTTTATTAATCTATTTATAGCTTGAACCTTAGATAATGCCGAAGCATAGATTAAATTGTAATCTGgtctattattgagatctatgtttaaatctacagttatatagatctaagagcaTTAGGAAAAGCAAATACAGAAGAAAAAACTCATCCACACCCTTAACAGATTtgaacaacctggtcagatagacgtagCGGGCcaacacatgtagtcctagtgtagtgggTATAGTTGATGAGCATACGCAATAGTGAGGAGCGGTCAGtcaaaaaaataacacattggcatggtcagtcaagcatgtagatgAATTATACCCATACactagttacagaggtcaagtgtttcttaacactcctgcatattttttctttgttttctagatctaattgcgGTGCTTTGGATAAATTTcttttatgcgattttaaactttactgtaaggtttttctttatatttgtcAATAGAAttaatgaaattagctttctttttaaaggttttaatacaaggcaaaaaatatgcacacacacacacacatctttgttttattttatttcgcaaagtatgtaagaaacatcttccttaataATTAGGCCTACTGATTTTATCATGgtttctgtaataaaaaaagcaCGGAGTTAAGCCTATGGGTGTAAAAAGTCATCCtggcctgatacacagtggctaagtacgcatcgtaagtttaaaaaaaatcagtaataaGAAGGAGTTACTTGACACTctcaaattattaagaatatcgtcatcaaatcaagacactcaAAGCgggagtaatattcaagttagGAAAAGAGATTTATATCCAAGTAAGCAAACTAGGCATTCGAGAAGAGGTGTGGCCTTTGGTCCAGCCAtgtgattaagatttttctccaaataagcaaactcatTGTCCAGTTACCCCtgtagaggtgtggcttgaaATCCAGGCCTTAATTAAGATTGgctaccaagtaaacaaactcagttctctcgcgtgacctctagagagtacCTAGTCCATTGTATTTGACTTGGTGGTCACCTGTCTATCAAttaactcaatgtgatgggctaaacaaataaaagggcgtgggagttgttcatctctaccctTGTTACCCGCGTATAGGTGTGGCCTGAACTCCAGCCTCCACCCTCAAATAAAGattcttctccaagtaaacaaactcagttccctcaaaaggtgtgacctctagacagtgtcaacatgTTGACATCTGGCATAATGTGATCACCTGTCTATCTATGAATTCAATgctatggactaaacaaacaaaagttggagttgttcatctctagctctggagatatacccgcacatctagacaTATGTCTTGTCAGCATGACATagtcgaagcaggacgttttggcgcgagacattttggcgacgggacgttttggcgcgaaatacattatgtacgtttattgaattatttcttttaaaagaattattcatatctatgttttgcatcagtgtttgtgttaagacatatttttcacgtactaaatgtaaatgtgtgtttgtttttcacatcatttttttttaataaacattttggcttgtgtatgtgtgtttattaagaggcacacttttattttcaaaaaagttttttaagatattactttaaaattaaaaaacaaaaataagaaacaaaatgaatcgatgatagactaaaaattgatgcaattatttgtttatattaacattggtttatttaatgactgtatggtacctccagctatacataccaaacacttgctaataataagtaaaaatataatacatgtaccatgtttctcaaaatactttaagttaagtataattagacaccatggttatttgcctaagttgctggaattcaagggttcattaaaaagttGTGTGCAAGTCCCTTGAGGTATTCAATGATGTTCCTCTGTTGATAAgtttgtacaattacattgattcTTTTCTCTGTGTCAATATACTTTTTTCATTTAGAAGGCGGCTGGTCTCCCCGGATATATTGTTCATATATAAGGTCACGGCTTTTCTGGACAGCTCATAttccattcaggaatctgacttattataggcctatattcatgaaataagcaaaacctttataattaaaaaaaaatttgctgaacggtgttagaattcatactatacattcaatattatggtagagtgaaataaacattgttataaatgctacgtgcttattaaattatcgtcaaatgatatctcgcgccaaaacggctcgcgccaaaatgTCCCGCGCcatatatattacacattaactagcccactcaaaggtcaagagaaaattttaaaatgtgccagccATAACTGCTATGTatgtaatacaaatttaaaatgttaagttttatttctatttagatgAACACCCCTTGTCTTTGTACTAAAAGATGGTGCATAGTCATAGTTTTAAAAgcatattcttttatttgaaacataaacATTAATGTATTTTAGAACTGACATTATTGAATCATGTCTACTTTATGAATATTGCCGGGTTTTTATTGACGTAGAGATTTagtttgacgacattcgactTTTCCCTTCATTaagtattaaacttcttgttcgacatcatttatcagcgtcgactacactTATATTGTTGACCTTTCGCCTGTATTGTTTCGTTATTGAAGTGTTTGACGTATCTGGAAAAGACTTAGCGCGGAGGCACCtaacaatattaatagaaatataggtACTAAGGTGTAGTTTTTACTATTCGGCCAACTAATCGGTAGTGATATTCGGCTGAACCTGAATAGTGAAAAATTGCCTAATATTCGGCCAAAGCCAAAGCATAAGCGACTGTCCGGTGCACCCTTACTTAGTAGTGGTTTCCAGATAAGGCATCTATGTACTTTTTGTCCAATAGGGATGTTCATTAGTGGTCTCTGTACTTCTAAATGGTTGTGAAAGTTTGGACACTGAATGCTGAGGCCAAATGAAGAATCCAAACATTTGAGAGTAAATTCTGCAGAAAATTGCcaggtatcagataccaggaaaagaagacgaatgagtttgtacttttacaagtcaacactctggttGCAAAAAGAAAGAATGCCTAAATACCAGTactgtgaagagatgaaagttgagctggtttggtcatattgtaagacatgactcgctatcaaaagtcattcttcaaggtacagagCAAGAAGAACGGGTCATCCAAAGAAAGTCTGACTGgagaacataaaagaatgaaccaGACTCTCTCttaatatcctgctaagaacagctgatgaccaggaaaagtggagggatttgattatgcgaactgtcacaacacccctaCGACAAAAGTCAATGGACagatgagagagaaagatgagagatgtattggggccagagtcttacTTGGGCCTCTCAAtagagtatgcagctttgaaggaaaAAGTCAGCATTCTCCGATGATGGGACAGCTTGTAATAGGCATCATTGTTCTTGAAATTTGGATGAGAGCTGgtacatttctcatttattttactaATTTCTACATCATTTCTTATGGGTCGAGAGGACTTTTCTTGTCTTTTCCATTGGGCCATTCAATTAGTATGCCGGATCCCCAGTGTTGtcaaataaaaatgtcataATAGAATGCAGGTGATTTTGACTTATTGGTcttcttattttcttaattacaGATGTTCTTTCATAgagaaaaattattatattctgATCATAACTATGTATTAATCTAGTCTTTCATTTTAATTACATTGAAACTGTAAAATGTCTTAAGTTTATTTCTACCTGATTCAAGCAATCCAATCCATGCTTAAATTGTTGTAGGGAAGAAGTTTGTAGATTGAGTTTGTCTCAGTTTTTGGaacaaataatgtttttctggttattttttctgagtattttgttCCAAAGgtataaaaaagttttgaaataaatgtttaatttacacacacaaaagaaacaAACTATTCGCAGTTTAATGACTTACTTGAGCATGGCTGCCACCAATTTTAATAATCTTAGAGCGGACAGGATTAATGAGGTCAACAACTTTGGAATAATCTTCATCATTGTAAGCAATAAAGGCTTGGAACAACTGAGAGCCAACTTCCGCTGTGATATCTCGGTTggtgcctttactttccctaaaaCAGCAAGGTTACAGTGATACCACACATGAGATGAGCTCTATTTAAAAtgtagagttaaaaaaaacaaacacaagagaTCAATACAATGAGTGCATCATGGAATTTTATTACccacaaaaaaatgtgtgtgtatgtatgtgctGCATAAGAAAAACCCCTAAGATTTTGGTGCGCGGCTGACACAAAATTAAGATACATTTCATCTGTTGATAAGCTATACACTAATGTTATTTAAATATGCTAAATTATTGGCTGTACAaggtaaaagaatggactgccTTTTGCTTGATACCCTAAGAACAACTATTGactgggaaaagtggagggatttggttatgcAAATTGTCACAGCACCTCTATGACAAAAATCAAGGAACAGATGAAGATGAAATTATTGCAGATATTCATTTTACACATAACATTTTAGAATGAAATAGTTTCCATAATGGAAATGATAAACAAACAATTGCAACTTGATGAAAAAAATCCTAGATATACATCCTGCCTGACATTTGGCATGCATATAATGTTCTGGATTATAAAGAAGCTTATCAATTTACTCTGATTTTAAATTATGATAATGGTAGAAATAAGGGCTCTTTTAAAGGTAGTTTccaatattatatatagttaCAACATATAGAACAGATGTTCCTACACTATGCAGCTTTGCATTTACTGATTTCCATTTGAACATTTGATTTTCTTCATCACTTTGTACAAAACAGTATTTCTGAAACTTTTACAAGAAAGAGTGAGTTGGATTTTATCAAGTGTTTATCTTGTGCAGACTCTGGtgttttttaagtattataaaaaaaaaatttcattgggCGGAATATCAAGACTTcaattatgcaaaatttaaattcaatgaaatataaaaaagttgGATTGATGCAtcagaagtaaagaaaaaaaaagaaaggaatgaATGAAATACAACAAGTGATTAAGCTGCTCAGACCTGACAAACACTTCAATGGAATCCATCATTTCTTTCACGGCTTGTTTCTGACCAGCACCAAGACAAGAGATCAGGATGTGCATGTCATTGAATGTCAAGATGTGATCGTGAAGGTGAGACTTGCAGACATCATACACTTTTTCCCACCTGTCTTCAACACTGACACCTGGATGtgaacaatgaaaacaaaatgatccTAGATGACTTTGTGTTCAACAGCATCAACAAGCTTGTTAAAagtgaaatatttatttgaaaactttgTATAGTTGCTGTATATGAAAAAGCAAAGTAACAAAAAGACTTCATAACATTATTGATAGGAATATGAAGGAATCAGTTTTACTTAAAGATGAAGTTGATTTCAAACCCAgacttctgaaaaaaaaacttaagaaaaAGAGATTCATGTTTTCATACTGGAGTATTTTTCGTGACATGAATTCATTAATTTGGCGCAACAGCTCCTAGTGATCCTTATCTTCAACAGATTCTTCTATTCAGATTTCAGCACAGCCATTTGTCTCTAGTCTACAGTCtagataactattaaaaataagttCAAACTTTCCCTCATAAAGGCAGCGCTAGTGTATCACCATCAATTACCTTCCAACTGCAGTCTGTACAAGAGAGAACAAATGTCCACAATGTCAAGCATGGCTCCAGAGCTGATAGCTCTTTTTGTTACTTCTTCATCAAACAGAGATAAGGCTGTTTCATAATCACCCTGAAATAAATCAATCCTCTATTTCACAATCAACCTGAAATAAATCCATCATCTGTTTCATAAACACCCTGATATAAATAAATCATGTTTCACAATCAACCTGAAATCAATCAATCATCAAatcaaatgcaaaaaaaaaatgtttaatatgagTTTCAGAAATGAATCTATCAGTGGGGCAATCAAATATTCACAAAAGCCTATACCTTTTTATCTTGAATTGACAGCAGAATTTAACTTAAAAAATCTACAGTACTTCTGGAACTCGCGAACCCACAACAACTCAAGGATATGCAACAGTGCAAGTAACTACAACAGCTCAAGGACCCACAACAATTCAAGGACCTGCAACAACTCAAAGACCCACAACAGCTCAAGGCCTCACAACAACTCAAGGATCTTGACTAGATCAATGACCTCCAATTTATACCTTTTTAAGTCATCTCCTTTAGAATCCTACAGACTCAAAATATTATTCTTAACTCCCCCCTTCTAGTAACTGATGTTCGCAACTTTTTTCTTGACCTCTTTCTCTGATTGGTTCATAAACAATTAGCACGATAACTAGTTCATTTTCTCTCCTTTTCCAGAATGAAATAGAATATCACAATAACTCACTGTATTGATTTGTGACAGTTAGCATTGTAATGGTTGAGGCTGATTATATCAAAGTTGTATGTTTATGAGTGTAATAGAATTTAAATCTCCTGGCAgaatattaatacatctagcTATTTATTCCATTAAATCTGCCCAtgaaatttcgtttgaatttgATATAACTGCAAGAGAATGAGGACAAAAATCTGCAATGACGAACGAAAATGTCAGTTAAAAACTACTTTTTAGAACCTCTATCAGCAACAACTTGTGATCAATATAAAACAGAATTtatgtaacttatttatttcCATTGCTTTACAAATTATCTTAGACATTTTCATGGCATTGTTACACAAATTTCATGCAATTACAattgaatggctgcctggtcatgtggtatgcgctcaTGATTGTTGTCTCATTGATATAGGGTCAAACTCGGCTTGCTGCCATTCACTCCCATCATGTAGGAGATTTGGTcgaggatgtaattatctttgtTTCGATGACATTTCATGTGGAACACTTCCACTTTCTCTTATTTacatataaagaaaaagaattttgatacaaaataaatgaaCTCACAAGTTCAATATAGTACAATGCCCAATGCCAAAAGTTGTGACAGGCTAGCATACCACAGGTCTGgggaaacaacaaaataatttagacAGACATAGATTATGTCAACATTTCAAAGCCTACAGTTAACATCAACTACTGACTActatagtaataaaaataaagacattttttgttaagctttattgaaaaaaaatattattttatatttgtggcaaagaaatgaacaagtttaaaataataaattaattattcttAAAGATGTTATGAATGaaatgttatgtttttatttttatattttaaaaaatttggctAAAGATAATGTAACAATAAGtttgtttaaataattgttgTACAATTACATGACCAGTTActgtatggccatatcacaaggtcctcaagACCTTTCTGCACTGAAAAGTATCAggggaaagaagaagaggaagacagataCAAtgataggaagacaacataaaaaaacctTGTCATTgacaagagaggaatggagagggATGGTCAATAGATCATGTATGGTGCCTCAGGGGTTCAACAgcctaagggataggtaagggTGAAGAAGCATGGTAACGTATCATGTAAAATAtacataatttaaatatattatagttTAATACAATATATTGTTGTGATTGTGTTCCGATGGTGTGTCGGAGTTCACCGTTATTCTCATGCGTATATATCTGAAGGTTAAAGAGGTTGTTGTGTTAGGTGTGGATGAAAGGGTGGAGACTTGGAGGctgagagagggaaagaggCTAATTATACAATGTGAAAAGAATTGTGTACATTTTGATGACgcataaactgcagtgaattaTTTTCATCTATATGTTAGTGTTATTGGATATAATAATGACCAGCTGACTGttaagagcaaaatgaagaCGTTTTCATCAATAGGAAATGTGTTGTAAAGAAAAGGGGGTGGGATGTTATGTTTGGGCAGCTGAAAACCTTAtgttatattttgtaataattAGTGAATTTTACTTAATCTACATAATTTCAAATGAGCAggagacaaaataaaattttagaagAGTTTAAAATTCAATGCTCAAATTTACCTGCCAGTACTGGCCAGTTTTTTCCAGCATGTAGATGCCCTCGTGCTGTCTGCCCATCATTTCCATCACATGACACAGAGTGTGTGTGGCCCAGCCATCTTTTGGGTTGATGGACAAAGCCTCAGCAAAAAAATAAGTGAACAGATTTAGTTGACATGATTTCTAGTTTAAAAGTAATAAGCTATCAcgagattaaaaaaattaaagaaacattttgaacTGCTTAAACTAGAATCAAAGCTTACTGTTCTAGCAGCATTCTCAGCTTCTGAATATAAATTTGTCTCCTCTAAGCCAAAAGAGTGCATGCTGACTATAtagcttaaaagaaaaaaaaagagaaaaaaaaaagtaattacaagcaCTGATGATAAACATTTCATGATCAAACAATAAGTGCTTAATGTTTCAGTCAAAACAGATGGTTATCAAAGGGGAGTAATTCATGGAAGCCGATATATTCATTATTTACAGCTtatttaagataagaaaaaaaataaatcaaggaTATAATAATTGTGTTTCCACTACAATCACAAATGTAAGATTAATATTATAAGTATTATCAACAAAAAGAAGTGAGCTAAAGCCAAATTGGCTCTGGGAAATGACTTAAgccaatattaaaataaatgtttttactaAAACGTCCCGAACCAAAATGAAACTTCAGCATAAAAAAACTGcttccttctttaaaaaaaaaaaaaaaaaaagaactgataAAAAATGATTATTCACACCTAAAAAAGATATTCCATCATGTAGAGTAACTTCAGGGCagcagattaaaataaaaaatctcttaTTTATTCTTACAGCCCTAAACCAtacttaaataataaacagtaaTTAAAACAGTCAATACTGATGAGGTATATGACATTACAAAACAAGAAGTATAAAGCTTGATGtaaattaagaatatttttatttacccATAGAGAGGCATTGTTGGTTTCCACATGGGTAAAACTCTGGCCACACAGTCTCGAATCTGGTTAGAGTTGCCAAGATAAAAGTAGTTATCATATGCAAACTTAAGTGCCAGGACATCGTTGGGGTGATCAACCAGAATGTCTTCCCAAACATTGCTAGCCTGTTCCATCTCACTGTATTATGTTCAAATAtataacccaaaaaaaaaacaactatttttttttgtgaagatattttttaaactcattaatactacataaagactAGAAAAGATATGAGAAATAACTTGATTTCTTGGCTTAAAAGAGAGACAATGTTAAAATATgaattagtaaataaaaaaaaaacagaacaaatttaATGAagaattatgatttttttcaaacagCTTGTCATATTAAATGCTGTGAGAAATAATCACAGAATAGGCCCACTTGGAAGGCAAATATAAGGGAGGGGCCCTGGATTTCTAAGGGTGAACACACCAGGAGCAGGAAAATTGCTTAAAATGCTGCAGCTTTAGGTTctagtaattaaaaaatatgttattttgCATGTGATTCAAGGATGGTCTCTTTAGTGAAATGAgatgttgcaaagggaaaaaatgtgtctcgagacataaaatgtcacaaataatttatttcaaatataaaagCTGAAATCATGTGATATTAGTTCAACAATTATAAACTTTGTGATCTGTAATAACAGTaatcttttgattttttaaagtgctactagttttttctcttttatatgACAGACACCTTCATGACCTGTAACCAGTTTTGACATTTGCTCTATAGGTGATTCTTTGAACAGACTAATGCATAAGTACAACATGTTTCACAAGAGCAATGATCATTTTGCTCATAATCAACAGGTAGTATTAGTTATGCCTCTTTAAACACAGCAGAAGTGAAAGTtatctctttttaaaaacaaaactttacatTTGAGtgtaatttatttcatttgtatgtCTCATAAAAGTGAAATGGTCACTCACCCATTGGACCAGGCAACAAGGGCTGCCACATGTTTCTGTTCTCTCTGCGTTAGTGAGGGCTGCATGCTGGACAGCTTGACCATCCTGCTCACATCATCTTGCAGCCTGCTGCACAGTCTGATGTTACTTCCTGTACCAAGCAGCTCCAAACCATTTCTCACTACATGACCCATAACTGCCCAAAAATGTTTTTCACAAGTGTGAATGTTTAGCTTATTCTTAATAATATGATATTATTTTCAggagtttctttaaaaaattaagagtttataaAATAACTGTTTCTGTcattgcaaatttaaaaaaatattaaactgaTATAAAAATTTCCTTATAAGATTGAGTATACTATATGGATTATTACAACAATGTTTTTAGCTAAAATCTGAATCTgctagccaagtttctgtgtttttttttaaagcttttaagtttttaaaatttgttgtttttttttggggggtagATATGCTTTATAGATTGTTTATACAATTTTCTTTACCAAAATCAGGATCAGCGACTAACATCTTGTTCAGAGTACCAGTCATTCCTCCCAGATTTTCATCATCATACCAGCCAGTGTACTTGGAATATACAGATTAACTTGTTGAAGACTTTGCATTAATTTGAAACACAAAGATATATATTCCTTGGAATTAGAGCAAACTTTAAAGTCAAAGATCCTTTTATTAAAAGAAGGATTAGAATTTACTTGGAAACATCATAGTTAAATATCAACTCACCTGTGTAACAATGGCATCAAACATTTTACTAGCATCAGTGCTGGTGGTATTCAAGTCAAGACCTTGGGACCTCCAGTcctaatacatatatatatatatatatatatatatatatatatatatatatatatatatatatatatatatatatatatatatataaactacaaTGGCATAATAATACTATCAATATTACGTCAAGAGAGACAATACGTTTTGGTGTTTACAAGTAGTATTTGTTTAGTATGTTATCTATAATGCTAAGATTTGTGGAATGTAGCTTATTTGTCTTCACCAGAAGTATTTGTATGAATATATACCCAtactaatatatttatttttctacagAGAATACACATATTCTGATTGGGCATAAAATAGTTGCATGAACTAGACagggaataaaaaaataaaaccaaaccACTAAATAACCAGAAATATTGATCTATTATAAATGAAATACATAAAAGTCTCTAAAATATAAGTAGATGAATGAACACAATTATTAAAAACCTCTCTGCCTACCTGAGGACTCCTCCAGTTAGAATACATATTTGCTGTTTCACTGTGATAATTTCTATTTACTAGATAGCTGAAAAAACAAGCAAGGGTTAGAGATAAGTCTGaagttctttttaaaaagatttttttttcaaaaaaaaatatagatcaatCTGAATGTAATACAGACATTATACTTCTCTCAAAGGCAATGCCAAAACGTATCCCACTGCCCCTTAATCtacttctatttaaaaaaaaaaaagagaaaacatcTTGTTTGTTCTAATAAAACAACATATATAAAGTAGCAAAAATGgataacaataattttttaaaaggcaaCACTATTTCAATGATTAAttcaaataaatgttaaaaaaaaaagtttcaataaaTTGACCCAAGCCTATATTCACATtgtttcttacatttttcaaacAATTCAAATGAATATCACCAAACTAAGAAAATAgtggctagaaaaaaaaaaggtgcaagCATGAGACTGGACAGAAACAGTAAAACTCTATATCTATATAAGTTACAATGAAAACAGGTgaagaggaaaaaaataatgtgtctcaaggacaatatttttttttattgtctaacAGCTGAGCCAAGGTCAGCAATAGATAAGATAAAACTAGTCAAAT includes the following:
- the LOC106068650 gene encoding tetratricopeptide repeat protein 38-like isoform X1: MSICHITIWHIIIIMSIIYLVNRNYHSETANMYSNWRSPQDWRSQGLDLNTTSTDASKMFDAIVTQYTGWYDDENLGGMTGTLNKMLVADPDFVMGHVVRNGLELLGTGSNIRLCSRLQDDVSRMVKLSSMQPSLTQREQKHVAALVAWSNGEMEQASNVWEDILVDHPNDVLALKFAYDNYFYLGNSNQIRDCVARVLPMWKPTMPLYGYIVSMHSFGLEETNLYSEAENAARTALSINPKDGWATHTLCHVMEMMGRQHEGIYMLEKTGQYWQTCGMLACHNFWHWALYYIELGDYETALSLFDEEVTKRAISSGAMLDIVDICSLLYRLQLEGVSVEDRWEKVYDVCKSHLHDHILTFNDMHILISCLGAGQKQAVKEMMDSIEVFVRESKGTNRDITAEVGSQLFQAFIAYNDEDYSKVVDLINPVRSKIIKIGGSHAQRDLINQFLIQAAIKSNKKTHHNLARALLNERKLLKPSSPLTDRLTDKVMQILGD